A genomic segment from Bos mutus isolate GX-2022 chromosome 14, NWIPB_WYAK_1.1, whole genome shotgun sequence encodes:
- the TMEM74 gene encoding transmembrane protein 74, whose translation MELHYLVKKSSQAAPCDAADWSSRGPPGDQADAAATRAALCCQRRCTPKPKALEMEACKLSPSPASPSPSLQDSAIHTDSLPPGPLNSGNNQITAEQKVCNCCSQELETSFTYVDENVNLEQRNRRSPSAKGSDHLGNLGWGNPNEWSHESAISLISEDEDDASSEATSSGKSVDYGFISAILFLVTGILLVIISYIVPRDVTVDPNTVAAREMERLEKESARLGAHLDRCVIAGLCLLTLGGVVLSCLLMMSMWKGELYRRDRFASSKESAKLYGSFNFRMKTSTNENTLELSLVEEDALAVQS comes from the coding sequence ATGGAGCTCCACTACCTTGTTAAGAAGAGCAGCCAGGCAGCCCCGTGTGATGCTGCTGACTGGAGTTCAAGAGGGCCTCCCGGGGACCAGGCAGATGCAGCAGCCACCAGAGCTGCTCTCTGCTGCCAGAGACGTTGTACCCCGAAGCCAAAAGCATTGGAGATGGAAGCATGTAAACTTAGCCCTTCCCCAGcatccccttccccctccctgcaAGACAGTGCTATTCACACAGACTCGCTGCCACCAGGACCTCTCAACTCAGGGAACAACCAGATAACAGCAGAACAGAAAGTCTGCAACTGCTGCAGCCAGGAATTAGAAACCTCTTTTACCTACGTGGACGAGAATGTCAACCTGGAGCAAAGGAACAGGCGCTCCCCTTCAGCAAAAGGGAGTGATCACCTGGGAAACCTCGGCTGGGGAAATCCAAATGAGTGGTCCCATGAGTCTGCCATATCCCTGATTTCCGAAGATGAAGATGATGCCAGCTCGGAAGCCACCTCTTCAGGGAAGTCAGTAGACTATGGTTTCATAAGCGCCATCTTGTTCTTGGTCACTGGCATCTTGCTGGTGATCATCTCGTACATTGTCCCACGGGATGTGACTGTGGATCCCAACACTGTGGCGGCCCGGGAGATGGAACGCCTGGAGAAGGAGAGCGCGAGGCTGGGGGCTCACCTGGACCGCTGTGTGATTGCCGGACTCTGCCTGCTCACGCTTGGGGGGGTTGTTCTGTCCTGCTtgctgatgatgtccatgtggaaGGGGGAGCTATACCGTCGTGACAGGTTTGCCTCCTCTAAAGAGTCTGCCAAACTCTACGGTTCCTTCAACTTCAGGATGAAAACAAGCACTAACGAAAACACCCTGGAACTGTCGCTGGTGGAGGAAGATGCTCTCGCTGTACAGAGTTAA